A DNA window from Mesorhizobium sp. C432A contains the following coding sequences:
- a CDS encoding TetR/AcrR family transcriptional regulator, producing the protein MSEAPSPTRKRIVDAATKLFYAEGIGRVSVDAVAEKAGLTKRTLYYHFKSKDDLIAAYLDGRDQPNLKQMAGWFEMTEGDVERKVEAIFTNLARVAKHPKWRGCGFLRTAAELASMPGHPAVKAGARHKQNFETWLAGELTGHGVDEPQTLAREIVLLMDGAFSIMLIHRNPDYVEAAGQAAATLVRARSGSATIR; encoded by the coding sequence ATGAGCGAAGCACCAAGCCCTACCCGCAAACGCATTGTCGATGCCGCAACGAAGCTGTTCTATGCCGAGGGGATCGGCCGAGTCAGCGTCGATGCAGTGGCGGAAAAAGCCGGGCTGACCAAGCGCACGCTCTACTATCATTTCAAGAGCAAGGACGATTTGATCGCGGCCTATCTCGACGGTCGCGACCAGCCGAACCTCAAGCAGATGGCCGGCTGGTTCGAGATGACCGAAGGCGATGTCGAGCGCAAGGTCGAGGCGATTTTTACCAATCTGGCGCGCGTGGCGAAGCACCCGAAATGGAGAGGCTGCGGCTTTCTGCGCACGGCAGCCGAACTCGCTTCCATGCCCGGACACCCGGCCGTTAAAGCGGGGGCGCGGCATAAGCAGAATTTCGAGACCTGGCTGGCCGGCGAACTCACAGGCCACGGCGTCGACGAGCCGCAGACCCTGGCGCGCGAAATCGTGCTTTTGATGGACGGCGCGTTCTCGATCATGCTGATCCACCGCAACCCCGACTATGTCGAGGCCGCCGGACAGGCCGCTGCAACGCTGGTTCGGGCAAGGTCAGGATCGGCGACTATCCGCTAG
- a CDS encoding sensor histidine kinase: protein MITLRPNAVQYLGIAFHELATNSAKHRALSRHGGRVEIEWDTAPATDGTDTFSLIWRELGGPNLSGTTRRGFGSVVLKRVAPQALSGTGQLKFGEQGVVWTLKAPLRSVQISLADFCRLKERVAP, encoded by the coding sequence GTGATCACGCTTCGCCCGAATGCCGTGCAGTATCTCGGCATCGCTTTCCACGAACTGGCCACCAATTCCGCAAAGCATAGAGCACTTTCACGTCACGGCGGACGAGTCGAAATCGAATGGGATACGGCGCCGGCAACCGACGGCACCGATACCTTTAGCTTGATCTGGCGTGAATTGGGTGGGCCGAACCTGAGTGGGACGACGCGCCGCGGTTTTGGCTCCGTCGTGCTCAAGCGGGTTGCGCCACAAGCGCTTAGCGGCACCGGACAACTAAAATTTGGGGAACAAGGCGTTGTCTGGACGCTCAAGGCGCCGCTGCGCTCGGTCCAAATCTCTCTCGCGGATTTTTGTCGATTGAAAGAGCGGGTCGCGCCTTAG
- a CDS encoding Thivi_2564 family membrane protein, with translation MASSVLIGILITFLVIILVLYLIQRLPLDGRTRQIAQIVVIIIGIISLLKYLAAF, from the coding sequence ATGGCTTCATCGGTACTTATCGGCATTCTGATCACTTTCCTGGTGATCATCCTGGTGCTCTATCTCATCCAGCGTCTGCCACTCGATGGCCGCACGAGGCAGATCGCGCAGATCGTTGTCATCATTATCGGCATCATTTCGCTGTTGAAATACCTGGCCGCATTTTAG